One Cyclopterus lumpus isolate fCycLum1 chromosome 7, fCycLum1.pri, whole genome shotgun sequence DNA window includes the following coding sequences:
- the znf740b gene encoding zinc finger protein 740b isoform X1: protein MTHHSNNSVRDHMKWAGLLGCEAVLSSMALMQANNIPGQKRMMTPLGQGHRSSPESHQTHSQHGHNHHGHQVHHGQPHHSNMGHPSAGSCPPLLIRKDGDYHSSRMMDGKDLQANQNMQPKKKHKKSSGSSSKVKVEHLLPQIDMSDDSSLKVQKNFICDHCYGAFRSSYHLKRHILTHTGEKPFACDACDMRFIQRYHLDRHKRVHSGEKPYQCDRCHQNFSRTDRLLRHRRLCTVGMSKEESQFSQDASAHPASWSPLQPSNNRLTV, encoded by the exons ATGACACACCATTCTAACAACTCTGTTCGAGACCATATGAAATGG GCTGGGTTGCTGGGCTGCGAGGCGGTGCTGTCCAGCATGGCCCTGATGCAAGCCAACAACATCCCAGGCCAAAAGAGGATGATGACACCGTTGGGTCAAGGACACAGGTCCAGTCCTGAGAGCCACCAAACCCACTCACAGCACGGCCACAACCACCATGGACACCAGGTTCACCATGGACAACCCCACCACAGTAACATGGGCCATCCTTCAGCCGGGAGCTGTCCACCCTTG CTGATACGAAAAGACGGGGATTATCATTCATCAAGAATGATGGATGGAAAGGACCTGCAAGCAAACCAGAATATGCAACCCAAGAAGAAGCACAAAAAATCATCAGGGTCCTCCAGCAAAGTGAAAGTGGAG cATTTACTTCCACAAATTGATATGAGCGATGACAGTTCCTTGAAAGTCCAGAAGAACTTCATCTGTGACCACTGCTATGGAGCTTTCCGGAGTAGTTACCACCTCAAGCGACACATTCTTACACATACAG GAGAGAAGCCATTTGCTTGTGACGCGTGTGACATGCGGTTTATTCAGCGTTACCACCTGGACAGACACAAGAGGGTGCACAGCGGGGAGAAGCCGTACCAGTGTGATCGCTGCCATCAG AACTTCTCCCGGACAGACAGGCTGCTGAGACACCGACGCCTATGTACAGTGGGGATGAGCAAAGAGGAAAGCCAGTTCTCACAGGATGCATCCGCCCATCCAGCTTCCTGGAGCCCCCTACAGCCTTCCAACAACCGCCTGACTGTCTGA
- the znf740b gene encoding zinc finger protein 740b isoform X2, with protein MALMQANNIPGQKRMMTPLGQGHRSSPESHQTHSQHGHNHHGHQVHHGQPHHSNMGHPSAGSCPPLLIRKDGDYHSSRMMDGKDLQANQNMQPKKKHKKSSGSSSKVKVEHLLPQIDMSDDSSLKVQKNFICDHCYGAFRSSYHLKRHILTHTGEKPFACDACDMRFIQRYHLDRHKRVHSGEKPYQCDRCHQNFSRTDRLLRHRRLCTVGMSKEESQFSQDASAHPASWSPLQPSNNRLTV; from the exons ATGGCCCTGATGCAAGCCAACAACATCCCAGGCCAAAAGAGGATGATGACACCGTTGGGTCAAGGACACAGGTCCAGTCCTGAGAGCCACCAAACCCACTCACAGCACGGCCACAACCACCATGGACACCAGGTTCACCATGGACAACCCCACCACAGTAACATGGGCCATCCTTCAGCCGGGAGCTGTCCACCCTTG CTGATACGAAAAGACGGGGATTATCATTCATCAAGAATGATGGATGGAAAGGACCTGCAAGCAAACCAGAATATGCAACCCAAGAAGAAGCACAAAAAATCATCAGGGTCCTCCAGCAAAGTGAAAGTGGAG cATTTACTTCCACAAATTGATATGAGCGATGACAGTTCCTTGAAAGTCCAGAAGAACTTCATCTGTGACCACTGCTATGGAGCTTTCCGGAGTAGTTACCACCTCAAGCGACACATTCTTACACATACAG GAGAGAAGCCATTTGCTTGTGACGCGTGTGACATGCGGTTTATTCAGCGTTACCACCTGGACAGACACAAGAGGGTGCACAGCGGGGAGAAGCCGTACCAGTGTGATCGCTGCCATCAG AACTTCTCCCGGACAGACAGGCTGCTGAGACACCGACGCCTATGTACAGTGGGGATGAGCAAAGAGGAAAGCCAGTTCTCACAGGATGCATCCGCCCATCCAGCTTCCTGGAGCCCCCTACAGCCTTCCAACAACCGCCTGACTGTCTGA